In one window of Borrelia turcica IST7 DNA:
- a CDS encoding Vsp/OspC family lipoprotein encodes MKKNTLSAILMTLFLFIACNNSGSEDSQNSEGSQTGGASGQTKKQEKAIDLAAVSKKIEEISAFMASVKKVDGLVGSIGELAKAIGQKITGNGIGADVGKNSSLLAGVHQVVLDVGARVLELEKVGSKFGEAIKGKIATVKEKNVAFLNKLRGENVALGVAAGAALDDDAKKAILVSHNDKTKGADELEKLNNAVEDLVKSTEEVLGASIKELTSPSKVK; translated from the coding sequence ATGAAGAAGAATACATTAAGTGCAATATTAATGACTTTATTTTTATTTATAGCTTGTAATAATTCAGGTTCAGAGGATAGTCAAAATTCAGAGGGTAGTCAAACTGGAGGAGCATCTGGACAAACAAAAAAACAGGAAAAGGCTATTGACTTAGCGGCAGTAAGTAAAAAAATAGAAGAGATCAGTGCTTTTATGGCTAGTGTTAAGAAAGTTGATGGCTTAGTTGGTTCAATAGGTGAGCTTGCAAAAGCTATTGGGCAAAAGATTACGGGAAATGGTATTGGAGCTGATGTTGGTAAGAATAGCTCATTACTTGCAGGAGTGCATCAAGTAGTGTTAGATGTCGGAGCAAGAGTATTAGAGTTAGAAAAAGTAGGTAGCAAGTTTGGTGAAGCAATTAAAGGGAAAATTGCTACTGTAAAAGAGAAAAATGTTGCATTTTTGAATAAATTGCGGGGCGAAAATGTTGCGCTTGGGGTAGCAGCAGGAGCAGCTCTTGATGACGATGCAAAGAAAGCCATACTGGTATCTCATAATGACAAAACCAAGGGAGCTGACGAACTTGAGAAACTAAACAATGCAGTGGAGGATTTAGTAAAGTCTACTGAAGAAGTATTAGGGGCTTCAATTAAAGAACTTACATCACCTAGTAAGGTTAAATAA
- a CDS encoding oligopeptide permease-like protein — protein sequence MSFSFKNSKLTKVFLVLLFASCSSLKLEHDEFNSKLRVYQHLNKNCELKGVFDYKNKITKIFLYAKFRNHSIVKQTPLKLADGTKIEGKTRYEYNNNAFIGSWINYSSFSLNKIILEKMLKEEEHLYNKEHIKIQIGLEEVEINKSKLIDFLSMLDATEKKYAQKK from the coding sequence GTGTCATTTTCTTTTAAAAATTCAAAATTAACAAAGGTATTTTTAGTACTTTTATTTGCATCGTGTTCCTCCTTAAAGCTAGAACACGATGAATTTAATAGCAAATTAAGAGTATATCAACATTTAAACAAAAACTGTGAACTAAAAGGTGTTTTTGACTATAAAAACAAGATAACTAAAATATTCTTATACGCTAAGTTCAGAAATCACAGTATAGTAAAGCAAACTCCACTAAAGTTAGCAGATGGAACTAAAATAGAAGGCAAAACAAGATATGAATATAACAATAATGCTTTTATTGGAAGCTGGATTAACTATTCTTCCTTTAGTCTCAACAAGATTATTTTAGAGAAAATGCTAAAAGAAGAAGAACACCTTTACAACAAAGAACATATTAAAATTCAAATTGGTTTAGAAGAAGTAGAAATTAACAAATCTAAACTGATAGATTTTTTATCTATGCTTGATGCAACTGAAAAAAAATACGCTCAAAAAAAGTAA
- a CDS encoding chromosome replication/partitioning protein, translating to MSKIRKIEIVRRGDLETCEIKKKNKTRETRYLELKEKLKVLIKEESYNKIETARILKEINESKYYAIDGYKSFTGFIRDYKIAKTSVYRYIKLVVGIDSGKIDYDLILNRGVDYAIKVLENGNIVSRSNVNSLKPLRFQLDDEECFLFYKSNIKFASFLLKEIYKNEKEFFYKMQNKYNTLKKDNSV from the coding sequence ATGAGTAAGATTAGAAAAATAGAGATAGTTAGAAGAGGTGATTTAGAAACTTGTGAAATAAAGAAAAAAAACAAAACACGAGAAACAAGATATTTAGAATTGAAGGAAAAGCTTAAGGTTTTAATTAAAGAAGAATCTTACAATAAAATAGAGACAGCTAGAATATTAAAGGAAATTAATGAAAGCAAGTACTATGCTATTGACGGATACAAAAGTTTTACAGGGTTTATAAGGGATTATAAAATAGCTAAGACTTCTGTATATAGGTATATTAAGCTAGTAGTGGGTATTGATAGTGGTAAAATAGATTATGATTTAATTTTAAATAGAGGAGTGGATTATGCCATTAAGGTGCTTGAAAACGGCAATATTGTTAGTAGAAGCAATGTCAACTCTTTAAAGCCTTTAAGGTTTCAATTGGATGATGAAGAGTGCTTTCTTTTTTATAAATCTAATATAAAATTTGCTAGTTTTTTGCTTAAGGAAATCTATAAGAATGAGAAGGAATTTTTTTATAAAATGCAAAACAAATATAATACTTTAAAGAAGGATAATTCAGTTTAA
- a CDS encoding ParA family protein produces MDRKKPKIITVASIKGGVGKSTTALFFSNILSSKKYKILLIDLDPQASSTSFYINLIKSKNIDIKKTNIYRVLKKELDIENAIINISENIDFIASHLTLSQFNEESISLKESLLKIFLSYVQIRYNFIIMDTAPTLGSLLNNSLIITDYLIIPLPTDQWAIESLDLMTNRLRDIFRSELPTFYLITNLIERQNIDKELKEFIENEYKENFLGSVPKRDNLRKTIFYRDNFNPNEDYYKAYEEILEKFLSKINK; encoded by the coding sequence ATGGATAGAAAAAAACCAAAGATAATAACTGTAGCTTCAATTAAGGGCGGTGTTGGTAAAAGTACAACAGCTTTATTTTTTAGCAATATCCTCTCAAGTAAAAAGTATAAAATCTTACTAATTGATCTGGATCCACAAGCAAGCAGTACAAGTTTTTATATTAATCTTATAAAAAGCAAAAATATAGATATAAAAAAAACAAATATATACAGGGTGTTAAAGAAAGAGCTAGACATTGAAAACGCAATTATAAATATAAGTGAAAACATTGATTTCATAGCAAGTCATTTGACACTAAGTCAATTTAACGAAGAAAGTATATCTTTAAAAGAAAGTCTACTTAAAATATTTTTAAGCTATGTACAGATTAGATATAATTTTATTATTATGGATACAGCACCTACTCTGGGAAGTTTGCTTAATAATAGCTTAATAATTACTGATTACCTTATTATACCCTTACCAACCGATCAGTGGGCAATTGAAAGCTTAGATTTAATGACTAATAGATTGAGAGATATATTTAGAAGTGAATTACCAACATTTTATTTAATAACTAATTTAATAGAACGGCAAAATATAGACAAAGAATTAAAGGAATTTATTGAAAATGAATATAAGGAAAATTTCTTAGGAAGTGTACCTAAGAGAGATAACTTAAGAAAAACTATCTTTTACAGAGATAACTTTAACCCAAATGAAGATTATTATAAAGCTTATGAGGAAATATTGGAAAAATTTTTGAGCAAAATAAATAAATAG
- a CDS encoding DUF226 domain-containing protein, with the protein MMKTERAIHELKAKLMARKVELERQNKKFFKKIEERECKTMYHTKIYSMLNNFEARPNKGKFWLCFRSVFDPNQYESLHLFHVKEGDRFMGIYYGFTKLPKPFIINYEENGERKTNRITKGFYIEFRFKKGSVFCYLRSLYTLLKIKSKGKNFYNSLLSRTLNLEKEVYQFYGKEYSKDKGILKWIEKNQR; encoded by the coding sequence ATGATGAAAACGGAAAGAGCAATACACGAACTAAAAGCAAAATTAATGGCAAGAAAGGTAGAATTGGAAAGACAAAATAAAAAATTCTTTAAAAAAATAGAAGAAAGAGAATGTAAAACGATGTATCACACAAAGATTTACAGCATGCTAAACAATTTTGAAGCAAGACCAAATAAAGGAAAATTCTGGCTATGTTTCAGAAGTGTTTTTGACCCTAATCAATATGAAAGCTTACATTTGTTTCATGTAAAAGAAGGAGATAGATTCATGGGAATTTATTATGGATTTACAAAGTTACCAAAACCGTTTATTATAAACTACGAGGAAAATGGAGAAAGAAAGACTAATAGAATAACCAAAGGATTTTATATTGAGTTCAGATTTAAAAAAGGAAGTGTTTTTTGTTATTTAAGAAGTCTATATACATTATTAAAAATAAAAAGTAAGGGAAAAAATTTTTACAATTCATTGTTAAGCAGAACTTTAAATTTGGAAAAAGAAGTTTATCAGTTCTATGGAAAAGAGTATAGTAAAGACAAGGGAATATTAAAATGGATAGAAAAAAACCAAAGATAA
- a CDS encoding plasmid maintenance protein, which produces MRQEKISKMPFNKVVDRRLKVFWVIQKLRCNYFQNNRKYSLKNVVMMVNSILEKKGFKKVTKRTIQNDIKNFEKIGLLKTDFNPLGKNNGSFTHYIINKTLEKIANKAISKAYFIEKKNKKVQARNKATKRDKLEEKNQKFKISHQIFSHLLSEKEVINNKNKNSKMKTIEDKGEALEKTILYKYKEVQEKDLNEMKEIVKTKVSYKNTLWNLKDFMEELIEYEERAVLSFFKNTLKKKKNKIWFMSKRNTNTDFDMIIGEFKDKNKTKKQEIYKNTVQVQSPKMNYIDNPNDIRRASELVTNIMNLRAFN; this is translated from the coding sequence ATGAGGCAAGAAAAGATCAGCAAAATGCCATTTAATAAAGTAGTTGATAGAAGATTAAAGGTATTTTGGGTAATTCAAAAATTACGATGCAACTATTTCCAAAATAATAGAAAGTATTCCTTAAAAAATGTGGTCATGATGGTAAATTCAATCTTAGAAAAAAAAGGATTCAAAAAAGTAACAAAAAGAACCATACAAAATGATATTAAAAATTTTGAGAAAATTGGACTACTCAAAACAGATTTTAATCCACTTGGAAAAAATAATGGCAGTTTTACTCATTACATAATCAATAAAACTCTTGAAAAGATAGCTAATAAAGCAATAAGCAAAGCTTACTTTATCGAAAAGAAAAACAAAAAAGTACAAGCAAGAAATAAAGCTACCAAAAGAGATAAACTAGAAGAAAAAAACCAAAAATTCAAAATTTCACATCAAATATTTTCACATCTTTTAAGTGAAAAAGAAGTTATAAATAATAAAAATAAGAATTCTAAGATGAAAACAATAGAAGACAAAGGAGAAGCATTAGAGAAAACCATTTTATACAAATATAAAGAAGTGCAGGAAAAAGATTTAAATGAAATGAAGGAAATTGTAAAAACAAAAGTAAGTTATAAAAACACACTATGGAACCTCAAAGATTTTATGGAAGAGTTAATAGAATATGAAGAAAGGGCTGTATTAAGTTTTTTCAAAAATACGCTCAAAAAAAAGAAAAATAAAATATGGTTTATGTCAAAAAGGAATACAAATACTGATTTTGACATGATAATCGGAGAGTTTAAAGACAAGAATAAGACAAAAAAACAAGAAATTTACAAAAATACAGTTCAAGTACAGAGTCCAAAAATGAACTACATAGATAATCCAAATGATATAAGAAGGGCAAGTGAATTGGTAACAAATATTATGAACTTAAGAGCTTTTAACTAG
- a CDS encoding protelomerase family protein, translating to MALKVNIKTILDIFRKNLEEIYVKYLKNEISYSNLHQNLKVLAEEHKNILVRKDKFTNLSIILNLSKTRKIIKEYINLSVIEEVRKKNKLLFFWTPREVKDLSNMDIKDLCRIEELMISHNILGRKVYFEDFLVLFKSPEWLNNYSHHYRISKINSYRKEQIPVKISLNTYIEIINILLTQKRDIRLKFYGVLMATGRRPVEIMKISKFYVEDGEHILMKNIAKKKESNLIHEIVFPTFADSRLIIDSIEEIRYMERTEKLSKEMISSNLAYSYNRMFRKIFEDIFEPEESVYFCRRLYSRFSYLAFAPKNMELNLWITTVLGHEQDDIITAFHYNRYVLENLDDSADISLLRLIKRRIYTYVRRKTTYSLVTMQKINLLIEKGHIREDNYVKTLHVIKDIMIKDNLEELEMLRGLNVRIRKVFKQKYGYNYNYAKLSEYLAAIFGYSI from the coding sequence ATGGCTTTGAAAGTTAATATAAAAACAATTCTTGATATCTTTAGAAAAAATTTAGAAGAAATATATGTTAAGTACTTAAAGAATGAAATTTCGTATTCTAATTTACATCAAAATCTAAAAGTGCTTGCTGAAGAACATAAAAATATTCTTGTAAGAAAAGATAAGTTTACTAACCTTTCTATAATATTAAATCTTTCTAAAACTAGAAAGATAATAAAAGAATATATTAATCTTTCTGTTATTGAGGAGGTAAGAAAGAAAAATAAGCTTTTATTTTTTTGGACACCTAGAGAGGTTAAGGATCTTTCTAATATGGATATAAAAGATTTGTGTAGGATAGAAGAGTTAATGATCTCTCATAATATTCTTGGTAGGAAGGTCTATTTTGAAGATTTTCTAGTCTTGTTTAAAAGTCCTGAATGGTTAAATAATTATTCACATCATTATAGAATTTCAAAAATTAATAGCTATAGAAAAGAACAAATACCTGTTAAGATAAGCTTAAACACTTATATTGAAATAATAAATATCTTGTTAACCCAAAAAAGAGATATTAGGTTAAAGTTTTATGGTGTATTAATGGCAACAGGAAGGCGTCCGGTTGAAATAATGAAGATATCTAAATTTTATGTAGAAGACGGTGAACATATTTTAATGAAGAATATTGCCAAGAAAAAGGAAAGTAATTTAATTCATGAGATTGTCTTTCCTACTTTTGCTGATTCTCGTTTAATTATTGATTCCATAGAAGAGATAAGATACATGGAGAGAACAGAAAAACTTTCAAAAGAAATGATATCTTCCAATCTTGCCTATAGTTATAATAGAATGTTTCGTAAGATTTTTGAGGATATATTTGAGCCGGAAGAGTCTGTTTATTTTTGCAGAAGACTTTATTCTAGATTTTCTTATCTTGCATTTGCTCCAAAGAATATGGAGTTAAATTTATGGATAACTACCGTTTTAGGACATGAACAGGATGATATCATAACAGCTTTTCATTATAATCGTTATGTATTAGAAAATTTAGATGATAGTGCTGATATTAGTTTATTAAGACTAATTAAAAGGCGTATATACACATATGTTAGACGTAAGACTACATATTCTCTTGTTACTATGCAAAAAATAAATTTGCTTATAGAAAAGGGTCATATTAGGGAAGATAATTATGTTAAAACTTTACATGTGATTAAAGACATAATGATAAAGGATAATTTAGAGGAATTGGAAATGCTTAGAGGACTTAACGTTAGAATTCGTAAAGTGTTTAAGCAAAAGTATGGTTATAATTATAACTATGCAAAACTTAGTGAGTATTTGGCTGCTATATTTGGATATTCTATATAG
- a CDS encoding acylphosphatase, whose translation MYKYQYFFSGKVQGVGFRFFAEQNAIKMKIKGFVKNLDDGRVEVVAFFDNKNQMESFENTLKKGNGYSKIEKIEKKILDEKYPFTFKDFRTYY comes from the coding sequence ATGTATAAATATCAATACTTTTTTTCTGGAAAAGTACAAGGTGTAGGTTTTAGATTTTTTGCAGAACAAAATGCAATTAAAATGAAAATCAAAGGATTTGTTAAAAACCTAGATGATGGAAGAGTAGAAGTAGTAGCCTTTTTTGACAATAAAAACCAAATGGAGTCATTTGAAAATACTTTAAAGAAAGGCAATGGTTATTCAAAAATTGAAAAAATTGAGAAAAAAATTTTAGATGAAAAGTATCCATTCACTTTTAAAGATTTCAGGACTTACTACTAA
- a CDS encoding PTS transporter subunit EIIC, translated as MSTSSGSIFTTIQKVGKAFMLPIALLPAAGILLGIGGAFTNDTMIQAYGLEGILGQGTVTSSILHLMKYTGEVIFANLPLMFAAAIPIGLAKVEKGTAALAGVVGFLVMHQTINGVLFIQGITPSTANVEALKALGMPEVDAIAKSQEYTNVLGIFSLQMSVMGGMVAGFIAVFLHNRFYNIQLPRFLAFFGGSRFVPIITTMVMFVAGTILTFTWPFIQGVMSSFGGVVEKSGLFGSFAYGAIKRSLIPFGLHHIFYMPFWQTSVGGTLEINGELVSGAQNIFFRQLADPNTTHFEVARGTRFFSGEFIVMIFGLPGAALAMYHTARTENKKTVASLLLSASFTSMLTGITEPIEFSFLFAAPALYYFVYVPLFGLSHLLAHLFNIGVGLTFSGGFIDMFLFGILQGNSKTTWIMIPVIGVFYFIGFYFIFKFVILKFNLKTPGREDEDEDAIADAKTSSQKTGIAETARKVLEGLGGKSNITYIDACASRLRVNVNKIELVKSDAYFKALGASGMLKKGNAIQIIFGGLSDNIRIEIDRMT; from the coding sequence ATGTCAACATCATCAGGATCTATTTTCACAACAATACAAAAAGTTGGAAAAGCTTTTATGTTGCCAATAGCTCTTCTACCAGCAGCTGGAATTTTGCTAGGAATTGGTGGTGCTTTTACCAATGACACAATGATTCAAGCTTATGGCCTTGAAGGAATACTTGGACAAGGAACTGTAACAAGTTCTATCTTACATTTAATGAAATATACGGGAGAGGTAATATTTGCTAATTTGCCTTTAATGTTTGCAGCCGCAATCCCAATTGGACTTGCAAAGGTTGAGAAAGGAACAGCTGCTCTTGCTGGAGTTGTAGGTTTCTTAGTTATGCATCAAACCATAAATGGAGTTTTATTTATTCAAGGAATTACTCCTTCAACTGCTAATGTAGAAGCACTTAAAGCTCTTGGAATGCCTGAAGTAGACGCAATTGCAAAAAGTCAAGAATATACAAATGTACTTGGTATTTTTTCTCTTCAAATGAGCGTAATGGGAGGAATGGTAGCAGGATTTATTGCAGTATTCTTACATAACAGATTCTATAATATCCAATTACCTAGATTCTTAGCATTCTTTGGGGGATCAAGATTTGTTCCAATTATAACCACAATGGTAATGTTTGTGGCAGGAACAATTCTAACATTCACTTGGCCATTCATTCAAGGAGTTATGTCTTCATTCGGAGGAGTTGTAGAAAAATCTGGACTTTTTGGTTCATTTGCATATGGTGCAATAAAAAGATCATTAATTCCATTTGGACTTCACCACATATTTTATATGCCATTCTGGCAAACATCTGTTGGTGGAACATTAGAAATTAACGGAGAACTAGTTTCAGGAGCGCAAAATATCTTCTTTAGACAACTTGCAGATCCTAATACTACTCATTTCGAAGTTGCAAGAGGAACAAGATTTTTCAGTGGTGAATTCATAGTAATGATTTTTGGATTACCTGGAGCTGCTCTTGCTATGTATCATACAGCAAGAACTGAGAACAAGAAAACTGTAGCTTCTCTGTTACTATCCGCTAGCTTTACATCAATGTTAACAGGTATTACAGAACCTATTGAATTTTCATTTCTCTTTGCTGCTCCTGCTCTTTACTACTTTGTATACGTTCCTTTATTTGGACTGTCTCACTTATTAGCTCACCTTTTCAATATTGGGGTTGGTCTAACATTCTCTGGAGGATTTATTGATATGTTCCTCTTTGGAATACTTCAAGGAAATAGCAAAACAACTTGGATTATGATTCCTGTTATTGGAGTATTTTACTTTATAGGATTCTACTTCATCTTTAAATTTGTAATATTAAAATTCAATCTAAAAACACCTGGAAGAGAAGATGAAGATGAAGATGCTATAGCTGATGCAAAAACAAGTTCCCAAAAAACAGGAATAGCAGAAACCGCTAGAAAAGTATTAGAAGGACTTGGGGGAAAGAGCAACATTACATATATTGACGCATGCGCATCAAGACTAAGAGTAAATGTTAATAAGATAGAATTAGTAAAGTCTGACGCCTATTTTAAAGCTCTTGGAGCAAGTGGAATGTTGAAAAAAGGTAATGCTATTCAAATTATATTTGGAGGATTATCTGACAATATAAGAATTGAAATAGACAGAATGACATAA
- a CDS encoding PTS transporter subunit EIIC → MVTTSNKFAVLQKIGKAFMLPIAIMPAAGLLLGIGGAFTNETMIQAYGLANTLGQGTILNIILSVMRDTGGVVFENLPLIFSLGIAIGLANVEKGAAGLAGGIGFLVMHKSISSTLAIQGITAATVNPEYLIKTGLTEAQAVAKSFEYTHVLGMHTLQIGVLGGMVSGFIAAYLHNKYYDIKLPQFLAFFGGTRFVPIITTAIMLIVGIILIFIWPPVQSVIAMLGVIVEKSGYFGSFLFGAIERALVPTGLHHIFYMPFWQTPLGGTMEINGELVSGAQKIFFAQLADPNFSGHFEVTKGTRFWVGKWPGHAFGLPGAALAMWWVAKPERKKEMAAFLGSVAFTSFLTGITEPIEFTFLFAAPILFFGFNVFMYGMGFVFMHLLNVGVGVTFADGFIDYFLYGILQGNERTSWVNIIYVGIPYFFIYFFVFKWAIVKFDFKTPGREDDGVTATKTSSKEILENLREIATKTIEGLGGSDNIKYHSACITKFRVEVYDMNLVKDNAFFKELGAKGVVRQKEGVQIIFGVVSDNVNTEVEKIIKGL, encoded by the coding sequence ATGGTTACTACTTCAAATAAGTTTGCTGTTTTGCAAAAAATTGGTAAAGCTTTCATGCTTCCTATTGCCATTATGCCAGCTGCTGGTCTTTTGCTAGGAATTGGAGGGGCTTTTACCAATGAAACAATGATTCAAGCCTATGGGCTTGCAAATACTCTGGGGCAGGGTACCATTCTAAATATTATTTTATCGGTAATGAGAGACACTGGTGGAGTGGTATTTGAAAACTTACCCTTAATATTCTCATTAGGAATTGCAATTGGGCTTGCTAATGTAGAAAAAGGTGCTGCGGGGCTTGCCGGTGGTATTGGCTTTTTAGTTATGCACAAATCTATAAGCAGTACACTTGCTATACAAGGAATAACTGCAGCAACAGTTAACCCTGAATATTTAATCAAAACAGGATTAACAGAGGCGCAAGCTGTTGCAAAATCATTTGAATATACACATGTACTTGGAATGCATACTCTTCAAATAGGAGTACTTGGGGGTATGGTTTCCGGATTTATTGCTGCATATCTTCACAATAAATACTATGATATTAAACTACCTCAATTCTTAGCATTCTTTGGAGGAACAAGATTTGTTCCAATAATTACAACTGCAATAATGCTAATTGTTGGTATAATACTCATATTTATTTGGCCTCCTGTCCAAAGCGTAATTGCTATGCTTGGTGTGATTGTAGAAAAGTCTGGATATTTCGGGTCATTCCTATTTGGAGCAATTGAGAGAGCACTAGTTCCAACTGGTCTTCACCACATATTTTATATGCCATTCTGGCAAACACCTCTTGGTGGAACAATGGAAATTAACGGAGAACTAGTTTCAGGAGCACAAAAAATATTTTTCGCACAACTTGCAGATCCTAACTTTTCAGGCCACTTTGAAGTCACAAAGGGAACAAGATTTTGGGTTGGTAAATGGCCAGGACATGCATTTGGACTACCTGGAGCAGCTCTTGCTATGTGGTGGGTTGCAAAACCTGAACGAAAAAAAGAAATGGCAGCCTTTCTTGGTTCTGTAGCATTTACATCTTTCTTAACAGGAATTACAGAACCTATTGAATTTACATTCCTATTCGCAGCTCCTATTTTATTCTTTGGATTTAATGTTTTCATGTATGGAATGGGATTTGTATTTATGCATCTTCTAAATGTCGGAGTCGGAGTTACTTTTGCAGATGGATTTATTGACTACTTCCTTTACGGCATACTTCAAGGAAATGAAAGAACAAGTTGGGTAAACATAATTTATGTTGGAATACCTTACTTCTTCATATACTTCTTTGTCTTTAAATGGGCCATAGTCAAATTCGACTTTAAAACCCCAGGAAGAGAAGATGACGGAGTTACTGCTACAAAAACAAGCTCAAAAGAAATACTTGAAAACTTAAGAGAAATCGCAACAAAAACTATCGAAGGACTTGGAGGAAGTGATAACATTAAATATCACAGTGCATGTATTACAAAATTCAGAGTTGAAGTATATGATATGAATCTTGTTAAAGATAATGCTTTCTTTAAAGAACTTGGTGCTAAAGGAGTTGTTAGACAAAAAGAAGGTGTACAAATTATATTTGGTGTTGTATCAGACAATGTTAATACAGAAGTAGAAAAAATTATTAAAGGATTATAA
- a CDS encoding ankyrin repeat domain-containing protein, with the protein MSNYTLHTIFIYLGYIIIGITSFTIFNKNLREKIKRRLKKFNFLYYLTLFMLFILSSNLSYYFSEKQLLEDFNDFEKDFFEIHKINETFLQTYLLSFKEPIKMELMSQVKPIYTIFNATFEKYSKNINKPSTDIATNYNNYIKAMNTEIKNRIAILEEEILPVYNKYKLPFLNNKISDISVDKDGNIIPVIKDLRGQITDLLFYDKSYNLIPFKKHQKYEVKFDLIKDNNAYFKEILNIYYIDSNNSQVPIDYYKNNIDTIPYYIDLKENKNNFLKSIKIKNEYKSYIEEKRKLQELIKKDNLNEFKAFLEQNQNNFSLNTIFSDGNPMFTYAVNSKSKNIIDYMMLQDFDINLVDSESKNVLHNAISNEYDTDFIKSLIEKGVNPNIRDSYKKLPLDYAPKDSTLYQYLETITNK; encoded by the coding sequence ATGAGCAATTATACACTACACACAATCTTTATATACCTTGGATATATCATCATAGGAATTACATCTTTTACTATTTTTAACAAAAACTTAAGAGAAAAAATTAAGAGAAGACTTAAAAAGTTTAACTTTTTATATTACTTAACTCTATTTATGCTATTCATACTCAGTTCCAACCTGTCCTACTATTTCTCAGAAAAACAATTATTAGAAGATTTCAATGATTTTGAAAAAGATTTCTTTGAAATACACAAAATAAACGAAACATTCCTACAAACATATCTTTTAAGCTTTAAAGAACCAATAAAAATGGAATTAATGTCACAAGTGAAACCAATATATACAATATTTAACGCTACTTTTGAAAAATATTCAAAAAATATCAACAAACCATCAACTGATATTGCAACTAACTATAATAACTATATTAAAGCAATGAACACAGAAATTAAAAATAGAATTGCAATACTAGAGGAAGAAATTCTTCCAGTGTACAACAAATATAAATTGCCCTTTTTAAATAATAAAATATCAGACATAAGCGTTGATAAGGATGGAAACATCATTCCCGTAATCAAAGATTTAAGAGGACAAATAACAGATTTGCTATTTTATGACAAAAGCTACAATTTAATTCCATTTAAAAAACATCAAAAATATGAAGTTAAATTTGACCTCATTAAAGACAATAACGCTTACTTCAAAGAAATACTAAATATTTATTATATTGATTCAAATAACAGTCAAGTTCCTATTGATTACTACAAGAATAATATTGATACTATTCCTTACTACATAGATTTAAAAGAAAATAAAAATAATTTCTTAAAAAGCATCAAAATCAAAAATGAATATAAATCATACATTGAAGAAAAACGTAAGCTACAGGAACTCATAAAAAAAGACAATTTAAATGAATTTAAAGCCTTTTTAGAGCAAAATCAAAACAATTTTTCACTAAATACAATATTTTCTGATGGAAACCCTATGTTCACTTACGCTGTAAACTCAAAATCAAAAAATATAATAGATTATATGATGCTACAAGATTTCGACATTAATCTAGTAGACTCAGAATCTAAAAATGTTCTTCATAATGCTATAAGTAATGAATATGACACAGATTTCATCAAATCTCTCATAGAAAAAGGAGTAAATCCAAACATAAGAGATTCTTATAAAAAGTTACCTCTGGATTACGCCCCTAAGGACAGTACACTATATCAATACTTAGAAACTATTACAAATAAATAG